The genomic window TGCAGTCTCGCCGATGTACTCTGGCGGGCGGTTTTCCTCGTTCGGATAGGTCGGCCACTCCTTCGACATCAGCAGTGTCTGGAAATCCTCCTTCAGCAGGTCCATATTCGCTTCCCAATAGCTCTTAATCGTTCCGACATCCTTCCAATAGCCGTCGAAGCGATAGGCGAACAGCTTCTTATCATCGGCCAGCATCTTCGGTATGATGTCCTTGCCGAAGTCGTGGTCGCTCTCCTCATCCTTTTCATCCGCCAAAAGGTATGGCCTGATGGTGTCCCAGTTGAAGATATAGACGCCCATGGATGCCAGATTATTTTTCGGATGTTCCGGCTTTTCATCGAATTCATAGATGCTGAAGTCATCATTCGTATTGAGGATGCCGAACCGGCTTGCCTCATCCATCGGCACTTCGATTGCTGAAATTGTTGCATCCGCTCCATTTCCCCGATGGAATTCGAGCATCTTGGTGTAGTCCATCTGGTATATATGGTCCCCGCTCAGTACAATCAGTTCATCCGGTTCATACTGTTCCACGAAGTGCATATTCTTGACGATGGCATCTGCCGTACCGCTGAACCAGGCACTGCCCTCACGGCTTGAATAGGGTGACAGTACGCTTACCCCGCCATACTGCCTGTCAAGCCCCCACGGCTTCCCGATGCCGATGTGCTTGTTGAGCATCAGCGGCGAGTACTGTACGAGGAGCCCTACAGTGGAGATCCCCGAATTTGCCAGATTGCTCATTGTGAAGTCGATGATGCGGTATTTGCCCCCGAAAGGCACTGCCGGCTTGGCAAGGTTCTTCGTCAATTCGCCAAGGCGCGTCCCCTGGCCCCCTGCCAATAGCATTGCTACTGTTTGTGATGTCATGCTACTTCCTCCCTTTTGTCTTATCTTCTAGTTCGAATACTTGGAATGCCAAAGGCGCCACTGTAATCTGGATCGATTGGTCCTCCCGGATATAATGGCCGTCCGAGCTGAAGTGGCGGCCATCATTCAGTACACCCGATCCCGAGTAGACGCTGCTGTCACTGTTGAAGATTTCCCGGTATACACCGGGTTCCGGCACCGGAATCCTGAAGTCATGATAGACTTCGGGGCGGTAGTTGAATACGCAGACCTTGAACGAGTCCCCGTATCTGCGCACATAGCTCAGTATGGAATGCGTGCTGTCGTCGACAAGCAGCCATCTGAAGCCTTCCGGCCGGTAGTCCCATCCATGGAATTCAGGGTGCTTCCGGTAGAAGCGGTTCAGATCGGATACATAGCGCTTCAGATCCGCATGGAGCGGATAGGCGAGCAGATGCCAATCCACCTGCTCCTTATCCTTCCACTCATGGTACATTCCGAACTCCTGCCCCATGAAGAGCAGCTGCTTGCCCGGTTCGGTGAACTGGTTGCCATACAGGAGCCGGGTTTGGGCAAACTGCTGCCACTGGTCTCCGGTCATCTTATCGACGATGGCCTTCTTGCCGTGCACGACTTCGTCATGGGAGAGCGGCAGCAGGTAGTTCTCATTGTACTTGTAGGCCATGGAGAAGGTGAGCTTGTTGTGGTTGTGTGCACGGTCGTGGAAATCCTGCTCCATGTAGTCCAGCCGGTCATGCATCCAGCCGAGATCCCACTTGAAATTGAAGCCGAGGCCGCCTTCGTGGATCGGATGGGTGATCATCGTCCGGTCGGAAGAATCCTCAGCCATCATGAGCAGCGTCTCATCATACTCGAAGGCGACGGCATTCAACTTCTTCAAAAGTTCAATACCCGCAATATTCTCGTCTGTACCATCTTCATTGTATATTTTGGAGTCCGGTTCGTGATTTTCAAAATTCAGGTCGATCATACTGTGTACAGCGTCGATCCGGAGACCGTCGATGTGGAACTTCCTGATCCAGTACATTGCGGAGGACACGAGGAAGGATTGGACTTCCGGTCGGCCATAGTCGAATGTCAGCGTCCCCCACTCCTTCTTCTCTGCAATCCTCTCGTCCGGATGCTCATAAGTCGGCGACCCGTCGAAGAGCCTCAGTCCGTGGGCATCCTTGCAGAAATGGGCAGGCACGAAGTCCATGATGACGCCGATGCCCGCCTCATGGAGCCGGTTGATCAGATATTTGAGGTCCTCCGGCCGGCCATATCGGCTTGTGGCTGCGAAATACCCGGTCACCTGATAGCCCCAGGAAAGATCGAAGGGATGCTCCATCAGCGGCAGGAACTCGACATGGGTATATCCCATTTCATCAAGGTAGGGGATCAGCTGATCCGCCACTTCCCTGTAGCTGTAGTAGGAGGCATCTGTAATTTCATCAATCGTCCTGCCTCCAGTATCCGCGACCGGATGCTTCATCCATGTACCGAGATGCATTTCATAGATGCTGATGGGGGATTCATAAACATTCGAACTGCGGCGCTTCGCCATCCATTCATCATCAGTGAAGTGGAAGCTGTCCGTATGGACGATGCTCGCAGTCGCCGGCCGCCGCTCATGGTGGAAGCCGAACGGATCGGACTTGAGGTGGCTCCCCTCCCCGAAATGGATCTTGTACTTGTAGGCGTCTCCGACGTCCACACGGGAAGTTTTCAGCATCCACAGCCCCTGGTCACTGAGCTTCTCGAAATCGAGCCCTTCCCCGGAGTAGTCATTATAGTCGCAGGCAAGCTGCACATGACTGGCATTCGGTGCCCATGTGATGAACCGCACCCCATCTTCTGTAGCATGCGCCCCCATGAAATCGTAGGCATT from Salinicoccus sp. RF5 includes these protein-coding regions:
- the glgB gene encoding 1,4-alpha-glucan branching protein GlgB, with protein sequence MSEENLEMDKYLFHQGTHYNAYDFMGAHATEDGVRFITWAPNASHVQLACDYNDYSGEGLDFEKLSDQGLWMLKTSRVDVGDAYKYKIHFGEGSHLKSDPFGFHHERRPATASIVHTDSFHFTDDEWMAKRRSSNVYESPISIYEMHLGTWMKHPVADTGGRTIDEITDASYYSYREVADQLIPYLDEMGYTHVEFLPLMEHPFDLSWGYQVTGYFAATSRYGRPEDLKYLINRLHEAGIGVIMDFVPAHFCKDAHGLRLFDGSPTYEHPDERIAEKKEWGTLTFDYGRPEVQSFLVSSAMYWIRKFHIDGLRIDAVHSMIDLNFENHEPDSKIYNEDGTDENIAGIELLKKLNAVAFEYDETLLMMAEDSSDRTMITHPIHEGGLGFNFKWDLGWMHDRLDYMEQDFHDRAHNHNKLTFSMAYKYNENYLLPLSHDEVVHGKKAIVDKMTGDQWQQFAQTRLLYGNQFTEPGKQLLFMGQEFGMYHEWKDKEQVDWHLLAYPLHADLKRYVSDLNRFYRKHPEFHGWDYRPEGFRWLLVDDSTHSILSYVRRYGDSFKVCVFNYRPEVYHDFRIPVPEPGVYREIFNSDSSVYSGSGVLNDGRHFSSDGHYIREDQSIQITVAPLAFQVFELEDKTKGRK
- a CDS encoding glucose-1-phosphate adenylyltransferase; protein product: MTSQTVAMLLAGGQGTRLGELTKNLAKPAVPFGGKYRIIDFTMSNLANSGISTVGLLVQYSPLMLNKHIGIGKPWGLDRQYGGVSVLSPYSSREGSAWFSGTADAIVKNMHFVEQYEPDELIVLSGDHIYQMDYTKMLEFHRGNGADATISAIEVPMDEASRFGILNTNDDFSIYEFDEKPEHPKNNLASMGVYIFNWDTIRPYLLADEKDEESDHDFGKDIIPKMLADDKKLFAYRFDGYWKDVGTIKSYWEANMDLLKEDFQTLLMSKEWPTYPNEENRPPEYIGETAEITNSLISPGSFIEGEIDNSILFVGVETMEGASVTDSIILPDAVIGKDVTLDSVIVMSEVEIPDGTQIVASNGDPVVISPDTLEDYIAEGGSHNG